ACTAAACCAAGGGGAACGACACGGTTATCCATGCCGAAAAAGACGGCACATCTCGCAAAAAAGACGACAAAAAAGTGTCAACAGTTTAAACATTATAAAACTTTATTGAATAAAGCATAtataaaattatattaaaaaagAGTTTCgtcaggaactaataaccgggacaCGACACTAGGATTTTTTTCGTGTTGCGCTTGAAGTCTCCATCGGTGTGTAGAGTTCTAGGTATACAGTTGAAAAGACACTATATGGCTGTCAGTTTTTCCGCATAATTTTCTTGCCGTGTGCAAAaacttaaaacaaaaacaaaagtttagtttattttgattcgattttttttttattgaattctcgATCAGACGGACAGAGAATTTGAGGAAAACGGTTATTTTCTCGGGGGTGTATGTTTGTTCCGGTGCCACAAGCAGCCGTAAGAAAGCCGGTTCCGTTATCGGGAAATCGCCAGCGAACACCGTCGCTACCTAACGACGAAACGGTATGGCAAGATTTTTTAGTCTGGTGAGGAAGCAACACGAATGAATCAACGAATGGTTGTGACTATTCAGATTCTCAGCGGAAAAAATAGATGCAGCATCAAACAGTGTACTCTAGGTAGGTATATATCCGCTTCGCTGCTAGTGATTTCTTTCCAGACGCTCCATGTGCAAACACAGGCGCTGCGTGATTTTGGCCTTTTGCACTCGTTTATATTCGAtctaaatttatcaaattttccTTTCTTTAGACCTTTTCATCGGTTGTGGAAGTCGGGTTCCACGCGCAACAAAGGTATGCGTGTAGCGGTGCCGGTTCCGCGAAGTGATTGTATTCGGAAGTTTGTTTCAACACTGATGCCGGAATATCAAATCAACGGTATAACGATCAACTTTCCGTTCGTACCGTATCAGGTTCAGCGGCAATACATGGCCCGGGTGATCGAATGCCTGCAAAACGGAAACAACGGCATACTAGAATCATCGACCGACACGGAGAAAACGCTCAGTCTTCTGTACTCAGTGGCTTGGGTTTTGCAAAAGAAGGCCCAAGAGGGCCCAAGTACAGGCTAATATGCGCACAAACATTACCGACAGCTACTGGACAAGCTTGATGAAGGAAGTGGCTCTGAGGGGGTGAAATGGGGTGTACGCATCGCGAGCGTATTCACAACTGACACaggtaaatgtttttttttgtaaaacaaaattcaagaatactaggacaattttgaaatatttatttgataaatttaaatttgtacAGGTAATGCAGGAGATGTCACGAGCTACAGTCATGAAAGGAGCGTGCGTGTCCCTTCTTCCTATCCAAGGAGATAATCGAGAGCGCGGATATCATCTTCATGCAGTATAATTATTTGCTGGACCCGATGATGCGCAAGGCGAACAATTTGGAGCTGCCGAAGACGATTATCATTCCGCACGAGGCTCACAATGTGGAGAAAACGTGCGAAGAATCGGCGTCGATGCAAATTCGATCGACGGACAAAGCGTGCATTGATAATATTAAATACGTCGATTATGAAGGTGATGGACCACTTGGTGGCTATAACGAAACGAAGAAAAATTTCATTATCGATGATTTGGAGCTACTGAAAGAGATGCAATTGGAAAGAACGGGAACATGTATTTTCGAAATATTCGTGAGTATTCAAACTAAATTTAATTTTcggttatttatttatctaagCCATTGTTTTCCTTTTAAGATCAAAGGAGGTGATTACCTACCATGTCGTTGCTCACCTGCTAAAGAATATTATCCAGTACATTGTTACCATAACGGAGATGAACAATTTTGTGTGCGTGGCGGTAGATTTCagactctttttttttttttttttttttttttttacaagggagaatgcatttacacactaacccagtacacgtgcattgtagttgccaaactaccacacggaagtgtactggagtgtcggactcgaccataccggtaataccgactaaactcccttgggctccaccatcgtttcccccaggaactacctcgcagtactacttctggggggacggcagtactaagcgtactcactcattatcgctcacacaggcactcgtcccacgcgagactgactcgcaccccattcactccatttgagtcttacttggatgctctcccggacgctccgctgccatgcctcgaggtgtcaatagcggtaact
This region of Armigeres subalbatus isolate Guangzhou_Male unplaced genomic scaffold, GZ_Asu_2 Contig1498, whole genome shotgun sequence genomic DNA includes:
- the LOC134202887 gene encoding regulator of telomere elongation helicase 1 homolog; this encodes MQYNYLLDPMMRKANNLELPKTIIIPHEAHNVEKTCEESASMQIRSTDKACIDNIKYVDYEGDGPLGGYNETKKNFIIDDLELLKEMQLERTGTCIFEIFRAERDESRELMTVRGTMCVPNKYNTEVNFRSADLAVSRGNLRVSAFRTYRKSRKSIAQYLQFPTMRTTTNGRIVSKWPPPRRYKLLKEMMK